From the genome of Gammaproteobacteria bacterium:
AGTGGACCGGGCTGAACGGCAAGACCGGGCGCGCCGAAGTCGCGCAGGCCGAGGCCATGCCGGTTGACGAATCGCGCACCGTCACCGTCGAGTTTCTCGCCAGTCTGAACCAGTCCATGAACTGGGGCTTCGCGCCCGCCGTCGCCAGCACCACGGTGCACCCGGGCGAGATGCGCACGGTGCATTACCGCGTCAACAACCGCCACGACCGCACCGTTGTCGGCCAGGCCGTGCCCAGCGTGGCGCCGGGCGAGGCCGCCGCGTATTTCAAGAAAGTCGAATGCTTCTGCTTCTCGCGCCAGGAACTCGGGGCCGGCGAGGCGCGCGAGATGCCGGTGCGCTTCGTCGTTTCGCCCGACCTGCCCGACCACATTCACACCATTTCACTGTCCTACACCTTTTTTGATGTCAACCGGACCGCGTCCGCCGGCGGCGCGCGCGGCAACAGCTGAGGATTTCCGATGAACGCACAAACGCAATACTACATACCGCACGGAAGCCACTGGCCGATTGTCGGCTCGATCGCGCTGTTCTGCACTTTCGTCGGTTTCTCGGCCATGCTCAACGAACTGTCCTTCGGCCTGCCGCTGATGGGCGCCGGCATCGCGATTCTGCTGGTGATGATGTTCGGCTGGTTCGGCACGGTGGTGCGCGAGAGCGAGGCCAACACCTACAACGACCAGGTGGACCGCTCTTTCCGCTGGGGCATGTTCTGGTTCATTTTCTCGGAAGTGATGTTCTTCGCCGCCTTCTTCGGCGCGCTGTTCTACGCGCGGGCCTTTTCCCTGCCGTGGCTCGGCGGCGAGGGCGACGGCGCGGCGACCAACATGTATCTGTGGCC
Proteins encoded in this window:
- a CDS encoding cytochrome c oxidase assembly protein — its product is MSDNGRLALKLAGVTVAMFAFGFAMVPIYDVFCEWTGLNGKTGRAEVAQAEAMPVDESRTVTVEFLASLNQSMNWGFAPAVASTTVHPGEMRTVHYRVNNRHDRTVVGQAVPSVAPGEAAAYFKKVECFCFSRQELGAGEAREMPVRFVVSPDLPDHIHTISLSYTFFDVNRTASAGGARGNS